The following coding sequences lie in one Xanthomonas hyacinthi genomic window:
- a CDS encoding efflux RND transporter periplasmic adaptor subunit has protein sequence MKPSLAIFLSLCVPLAAASLSACSRDPAPAPEAPRAVKLEAVGSGDGTDGSRFVAQVRQEQRAELGFEGGGRIASIEVDVGDRVRQGQILARLDPEPTRLRVEQADANVTIAAADLRQQQTQLAQQQAMFEDGAASATSLTAAKTAFASAQARLRSTQSDLALARRGLRQADLRAPFDGSVVARLQQPDANVAAGQPVLQVEGRGRAQVTVALPASLASALRPGQAATAYRANAPERALPLQLRSVSDRLEGGATVQALFDSLAGDAARLRSGENLLLALPRNEARPLSVPLSALLPSVGNGKPMVFVYQGSNASVRRRQIVTGTAADGRVQVRQGLSAGERIVAAGAAFLSDGQTVVPFRPDTRLSGTASP, from the coding sequence ATGAAACCGAGTCTTGCGATCTTCCTCTCCCTCTGCGTGCCCCTGGCTGCAGCCTCGTTGAGCGCCTGCAGCCGTGACCCGGCGCCGGCGCCGGAAGCGCCGCGGGCGGTCAAGCTGGAGGCCGTCGGCAGCGGCGACGGCACCGATGGCAGCCGCTTCGTGGCGCAAGTGCGTCAGGAGCAGCGTGCCGAACTCGGCTTCGAGGGCGGCGGCCGTATCGCCTCCATCGAAGTGGATGTCGGCGACCGCGTGCGCCAGGGCCAGATCCTGGCGCGCCTGGATCCGGAGCCAACCCGCTTGCGCGTCGAGCAGGCCGACGCCAACGTCACCATCGCCGCCGCCGACCTGCGTCAGCAGCAGACCCAGCTGGCCCAGCAGCAGGCCATGTTCGAGGACGGCGCCGCCTCCGCGACCAGCTTGACCGCCGCCAAGACCGCCTTCGCCAGCGCGCAGGCGCGCCTGCGCAGCACGCAATCGGATCTGGCCCTGGCACGCCGCGGCCTGCGCCAGGCCGATCTGCGCGCGCCGTTCGACGGCAGCGTCGTGGCCCGGCTGCAACAGCCCGACGCCAACGTTGCAGCGGGCCAGCCGGTGCTGCAGGTGGAAGGCCGGGGCCGCGCCCAGGTGACGGTCGCGCTGCCGGCGTCGCTGGCCTCGGCACTGCGTCCCGGCCAGGCGGCGACCGCGTATCGGGCCAATGCGCCCGAGCGAGCGCTGCCGTTGCAACTGCGCAGCGTCTCCGATCGCCTGGAAGGCGGCGCGACCGTGCAGGCGTTGTTCGACAGCCTTGCCGGCGACGCTGCGCGCTTGCGCAGCGGCGAGAACCTGTTGCTCGCCCTGCCCCGCAACGAAGCGCGGCCATTGAGCGTGCCGCTCAGCGCGCTGCTGCCGAGCGTGGGCAACGGCAAGCCGATGGTGTTCGTCTACCAGGGCAGCAACGCCAGCGTGCGCCGCCGCCAGATCGTGACCGGCACTGCCGCGGACGGCCGCGTGCAGGTCCGCCAGGGACTCAGCGCCGGCGAGCGCATCGTCGCCGCTGGCGCGGCCTTCCTCAGCGACGGACAGACCGTCGTCCCCTTCCGTCCCGATACCCGCCTGAGCGGCACCGCCTCGCCATGA
- a CDS encoding MipA/OmpV family protein: MKTIALLPILACAVSPLAANAADADASGFRLFGHQTELSVGVAAVAAPRYFGSRDDRVLPAPVLAAQSGILFFDSVRGLGVQFQGDGGFYVSQSFGYDLGRLDRNSSWRPGSRTLAGMGDVPGSVTSRTMIAQQFTPYLMLDAEAEFALKDGARRNAYRAGAKFTLLQNDRDTLTMDLDAHWGDRRYNQAYFGVTDAQSARSRFAAYSAGSGLYAYSVGANWDHALSKHWSTSLTVSGTRYVDTADGSPIVQRRAFASAIGAVTYTF, encoded by the coding sequence ATGAAAACAATCGCATTGCTCCCGATCCTGGCCTGCGCCGTGTCGCCGCTGGCGGCCAACGCCGCCGACGCCGATGCCTCCGGCTTCCGCCTGTTCGGCCATCAGACCGAACTCAGCGTCGGCGTCGCCGCGGTGGCGGCACCGCGCTACTTCGGCTCCAGGGACGACCGCGTGCTGCCCGCGCCGGTTCTGGCGGCGCAGAGCGGCATCCTGTTCTTCGACAGCGTGCGCGGCCTCGGCGTGCAGTTCCAGGGCGATGGCGGCTTCTACGTCAGCCAGTCGTTCGGCTACGACCTGGGCCGGCTCGACCGCAACAGCAGCTGGCGCCCGGGCTCCAGAACGCTGGCCGGCATGGGCGACGTGCCCGGCTCGGTGACCAGCCGCACCATGATCGCGCAGCAGTTCACCCCGTACCTGATGCTGGACGCCGAAGCCGAATTCGCCTTGAAGGATGGCGCGCGCCGCAACGCCTATCGTGCCGGCGCCAAGTTCACCCTGCTGCAGAACGACAGGGACACGCTGACCATGGACCTGGACGCGCACTGGGGCGACCGCCGCTACAACCAGGCCTACTTCGGGGTGACCGATGCGCAGAGCGCGCGCAGCCGCTTCGCCGCCTACAGCGCCGGCTCCGGCCTCTACGCCTACTCGGTCGGCGCCAACTGGGACCACGCGCTGTCCAAGCACTGGAGCACCTCGCTGACGGTCAGCGGCACGCGCTATGTCGACACTGCCGATGGCAGCCCGATCGTGCAGCGCCGCGCCTTCGCCAGCGCCATCGGCGCCGTGACCTACACCTTCTGA
- a CDS encoding efflux transporter outer membrane subunit: MIVSSAGKRPYRPRLLAVALAVLLGGCSLAPVYERPQASVPSTLGGASATPAPQAATAPAVALSEQEQRFLREFSPNHDLAPLMLQALAHNPDFRNTVLQVQQARAQYRIEQSQQLPQIGIDAQQARQSYDDPQRQERYGQKLVTAAVGIDAFELDLFGKLASLSAAAQQRYLASSAGQLAARGALVAEVLRTYTLERAAAQAQARFQAIAEDSAALLAFANDQHAVGLISNDALDRQRHQTDQAQVRALQAASDHAAARRALQLIAGYDAPAGAGDIEELLPADAGSMALRDLDSALLLQRPDIQQAEAELRARNADIGAARAAFFPSIKLSTSLGTASDVLSGLFTAGSRTWSFMPQLTMPIFDYGRNRANLDIAQLRKQAGVADYEKAIESAFREVADALDAAPGLQQRERRERGNRERELQRIQRMDRRVAQGLQDRPELLGERIAAEQAALEHLQARQALLLNRIALFRAFYGVQLPHAS; this comes from the coding sequence ATGATTGTATCGTCCGCAGGCAAGCGTCCGTATCGCCCTCGCCTCCTCGCCGTCGCGCTGGCCGTGCTGCTCGGCGGCTGCTCGCTGGCGCCGGTCTACGAGCGCCCGCAGGCCAGCGTGCCGAGCACGCTGGGCGGCGCATCGGCAACGCCGGCGCCACAGGCGGCCACGGCCCCCGCGGTGGCGCTGTCGGAGCAGGAACAGCGGTTCCTGCGCGAATTCTCGCCCAACCACGACCTGGCGCCGCTGATGCTGCAGGCGCTGGCGCACAATCCGGATTTCCGCAACACCGTCCTGCAAGTGCAGCAGGCGCGTGCGCAATACCGCATCGAGCAGTCGCAGCAGCTGCCGCAGATCGGCATCGATGCGCAGCAGGCCCGGCAAAGCTACGACGATCCGCAACGGCAGGAGCGCTACGGGCAGAAGCTGGTCACCGCGGCGGTCGGCATCGACGCTTTCGAACTGGATCTGTTCGGCAAGCTGGCCTCGCTGTCGGCTGCCGCGCAGCAACGCTATCTGGCATCCAGCGCCGGCCAGCTGGCCGCGCGCGGCGCGCTGGTCGCCGAGGTGCTGCGCACCTATACGCTGGAACGCGCCGCCGCGCAGGCGCAGGCGCGCTTCCAGGCCATCGCCGAGGACAGCGCGGCGTTGCTGGCGTTCGCCAACGACCAGCACGCTGTCGGGCTGATCTCCAACGACGCGCTCGACCGCCAGCGCCACCAGACCGATCAGGCCCAGGTCCGCGCCCTGCAGGCGGCCAGCGACCACGCCGCCGCGCGCCGCGCCCTGCAACTGATCGCCGGCTACGACGCGCCGGCCGGCGCCGGCGACATCGAGGAGCTGCTGCCTGCCGATGCCGGCAGCATGGCCCTGCGCGACCTGGACTCGGCGCTGCTGCTGCAGCGCCCGGACATCCAGCAGGCCGAAGCCGAGCTGCGCGCGCGCAATGCCGACATCGGCGCCGCGCGTGCCGCGTTCTTCCCGTCGATCAAGCTGAGCACCTCGCTGGGGACCGCCAGCGACGTGCTCAGCGGCCTGTTCACGGCCGGTAGCCGGACCTGGAGCTTCATGCCGCAGCTGACCATGCCGATCTTCGATTACGGCCGCAATCGCGCCAACCTGGATATCGCGCAGCTGCGCAAGCAGGCCGGCGTCGCCGACTACGAAAAGGCGATCGAGTCCGCGTTCCGCGAGGTCGCCGATGCGCTCGATGCCGCGCCGGGCCTGCAGCAACGCGAACGGCGCGAGCGCGGCAACCGCGAGCGCGAACTGCAACGCATCCAACGCATGGACCGGCGCGTCGCGCAGGGCCTGCAGGATCGCCCCGAGCTGCTCGGCGAACGCATCGCCGCCGAGCAGGCCGCGCTGGAGCACCTGCAGGCGCGCCAGGCGCTGCTCCTCAACCGCATCGCGCTGTTCCGCGCGTTCTATGGCGTGCAGTTGCCGCACGCATCCTGA
- a CDS encoding response regulator, which yields MSSKKILVVEDDADSASILEAYLRRDGFDVAIASDGARAIQLHAQWKPDLVLLDVMLPRLSGTEVLSTIRRSSDTPVIMVTAMGDEPEKLGALRYGADDYVVKPYSPKEVVARVYAVLRRAGPARASEEPLKYERLTVDTNAVLATVQDADGNDVPLDLTPTEFNILATLLKTPFKAYTRSELLEICLPESDALERVVDAHVHNLRKKLEGECITGVLVTVRAIGYRFR from the coding sequence ATGAGTTCCAAGAAGATTCTTGTCGTCGAGGACGACGCCGACAGCGCCAGCATCCTCGAGGCCTATCTGCGCCGCGACGGATTCGACGTCGCCATCGCCAGCGATGGCGCGCGCGCGATCCAGCTGCACGCGCAGTGGAAACCGGACCTGGTGCTGCTGGACGTGATGCTGCCCAGGCTGAGCGGAACCGAAGTGCTGTCGACGATCCGCCGCAGCAGCGACACCCCGGTGATCATGGTGACCGCGATGGGCGACGAGCCGGAAAAGCTCGGCGCGCTGCGCTACGGGGCCGACGACTACGTGGTCAAGCCCTACAGCCCGAAGGAAGTGGTCGCGCGCGTGTACGCGGTGCTGCGCCGCGCCGGGCCGGCCAGGGCGAGCGAGGAGCCGCTGAAGTACGAGCGGCTCACCGTCGACACCAATGCGGTGCTGGCCACGGTGCAGGACGCCGACGGCAACGACGTGCCGCTGGACCTGACCCCGACCGAATTCAACATCCTGGCCACCTTGCTGAAGACGCCGTTCAAGGCCTATACGCGCAGCGAGCTGCTGGAAATCTGCCTGCCGGAAAGCGACGCGCTGGAGCGGGTGGTGGACGCCCACGTGCACAACCTGCGCAAGAAACTGGAAGGCGAGTGCATCACCGGGGTGCTGGTGACGGTGCGCGCGATCGGCTACCGCTTCCGATGA
- a CDS encoding sensor histidine kinase has product MKWPFARRTAHAPLWQWVGLRMSALAVVTVLVIAFGMWLRFAIWDIATLHKLPPAARQEMMALRQDPHSNAQRLWQLFERYYDVADFLPGLANRDWLLLAVLLIASIPVIVVCGLLASRPLSRQFSNVAAAARRISDGDFSARAKVIPRAPDELASFAMDFNGMTAQLQQYEREVRDSSAMLAHELRTPLNAAMGRVQGMLDQVFPCSDEQLQMVHRQLEQINRLVGDLHLLSMARANQLMLEPHTFPIDALIRERLAWLAQPLQAAQMEVAVEVRVPGGVSISADRDRIGQVLSVLIDNALRYGAAGKRLSIEVGTESNDVLICVCDRGPGVAPELLPRMVDRFWRAEDSRARHSGGSGLGLSIAAAICHAHGGALEFSNREGGGLCARVRLPRAP; this is encoded by the coding sequence ATGAAATGGCCGTTCGCTCGCCGCACCGCGCACGCGCCGCTGTGGCAATGGGTCGGCCTGCGCATGAGCGCGCTGGCGGTGGTCACGGTGCTGGTGATCGCGTTCGGCATGTGGCTGCGTTTCGCGATCTGGGACATCGCGACCCTGCACAAGCTGCCGCCAGCGGCGCGGCAGGAGATGATGGCGCTGCGCCAGGACCCGCACAGCAACGCGCAGCGCCTGTGGCAACTGTTCGAGCGCTACTACGACGTCGCCGATTTTCTGCCGGGATTGGCCAACCGCGACTGGCTGTTGCTGGCGGTATTGCTGATCGCCTCGATCCCGGTCATCGTGGTGTGCGGGCTGCTCGCATCGCGGCCGTTGTCGCGCCAGTTCTCCAATGTGGCCGCGGCCGCCCGGCGCATCAGCGATGGCGACTTTTCCGCACGCGCGAAGGTGATTCCCCGTGCGCCGGACGAACTGGCCAGCTTCGCGATGGACTTCAACGGCATGACTGCGCAGCTGCAGCAATACGAGCGCGAGGTGCGCGATTCCAGCGCGATGCTGGCGCACGAACTGCGCACGCCATTGAACGCGGCGATGGGCCGGGTGCAGGGCATGCTGGATCAGGTCTTCCCGTGCAGCGACGAACAGCTGCAGATGGTCCATCGCCAGCTGGAACAGATCAATCGCCTGGTCGGCGACCTGCACCTGCTGTCGATGGCCCGCGCCAACCAGCTGATGCTGGAGCCGCACACCTTTCCGATCGACGCGCTGATCCGCGAGCGCCTGGCCTGGCTGGCGCAGCCGCTGCAGGCTGCGCAGATGGAGGTGGCGGTGGAGGTGCGCGTGCCGGGCGGCGTGTCGATCAGCGCCGACCGCGACCGCATCGGCCAGGTGCTGTCGGTGCTGATCGACAATGCGCTGCGCTATGGAGCAGCCGGCAAGCGCTTGTCGATCGAGGTGGGCACCGAGTCCAACGATGTGCTGATCTGCGTCTGCGATCGCGGACCGGGCGTGGCGCCCGAACTGCTGCCGCGAATGGTCGACCGCTTCTGGCGGGCCGAAGATTCGCGCGCCCGGCACTCGGGCGGCAGCGGCCTGGGCCTGTCCATCGCCGCGGCGATCTGCCACGCCCATGGTGGCGCGCTGGAATTCAGCAACCGCGAAGGCGGCGGACTGTGCGCCCGGGTACGGTTGCCGCGGGCGCCTTAG
- a CDS encoding ABC transporter transmembrane domain-containing protein: MNDPSADQAKSLRKLGSLRTLWPFVQRQRGLFGAWLLALAVSSSATLSLPMAVRQMIDHGFSDGGRINQSFALLFAVAVVLAIATAMRFYFVSLLGEKVVADLRARLYAHLLGLHAGFHDRNRSGELVSRLSADSELLRGVIGSTMSVALRSTVTVIGSIVMLFVTSPHLAAYALLGIPLAVLPIVLGARRLQKISRASQDRVADANTLAAETLGAVRTVQAHAREAYECGRFGQALALAVDVARRRVRAQASITAVAIVLVFGAIVLVLWSGAHEVAAGELSAGALGQFVLYAMFGGGSVASLAEVWNDLQRAAGGMGRIAELFAERPEVLAPAQPRALPQPLRGEVRFDDVVFRYPQRPEHPALDGFDLHVRPGESVALVGPSGAGKSTVLSLLLRFHDPQAGAVRVDGADLRELDPAQLREGIGLVPQHPTLFAASAADNIRYGRLEASDAEIAAAARAAEADSFIRQLPGGYASELGERGARLSGGQQQRIAIARALLKDAPILLLDEATSALDAQSEYAVQQALERLMAGRTTLVIAHRLATVLKADRIVVMERGRIVAQGTHAELLAQGGLYAELARLQFID; encoded by the coding sequence ATGAACGATCCGTCGGCCGACCAGGCCAAGTCGCTGCGCAAACTCGGCAGCCTGCGCACCTTGTGGCCGTTCGTGCAGCGCCAGCGCGGTCTGTTCGGCGCCTGGCTGCTGGCGCTGGCGGTGTCCTCCAGCGCGACGCTGAGCCTGCCGATGGCGGTGCGGCAGATGATCGACCACGGCTTCAGCGACGGCGGCAGGATCAACCAGTCCTTCGCGCTACTGTTCGCGGTGGCGGTGGTGCTGGCGATCGCCACCGCGATGCGCTTCTATTTCGTGTCGCTGCTGGGCGAAAAAGTCGTCGCCGACCTGCGCGCGCGCCTGTACGCGCATCTGCTCGGCTTGCACGCCGGCTTCCACGACCGCAACCGCAGCGGCGAGCTGGTGTCGCGGCTGTCGGCCGACAGCGAACTGCTGCGCGGGGTGATCGGCAGCACCATGTCGGTGGCGTTGCGCAGCACGGTGACGGTGATCGGCAGCATCGTGATGCTGTTCGTGACCAGCCCGCACCTGGCCGCCTACGCGCTGCTCGGCATCCCGCTGGCGGTGTTGCCGATCGTGCTCGGCGCGCGCCGCCTGCAGAAGATCTCGCGCGCCAGCCAGGACCGCGTCGCCGACGCCAACACGCTGGCCGCCGAAACCCTCGGCGCGGTGCGCACGGTGCAGGCGCATGCGCGCGAAGCCTACGAGTGCGGCCGCTTCGGCCAGGCGCTGGCGCTGGCGGTGGACGTGGCGCGGCGCCGGGTGCGTGCGCAGGCGTCGATCACCGCGGTGGCGATCGTGCTGGTGTTCGGCGCGATCGTACTGGTGCTGTGGTCCGGCGCACACGAAGTGGCGGCCGGCGAGCTGAGCGCCGGCGCGCTCGGCCAGTTCGTGCTGTACGCGATGTTTGGCGGCGGCTCGGTGGCCTCGCTGGCCGAGGTCTGGAACGATCTGCAGCGCGCGGCCGGCGGCATGGGCCGCATCGCCGAGCTGTTCGCAGAACGCCCCGAGGTGCTGGCGCCGGCACAGCCGCGCGCACTGCCGCAGCCGCTGCGCGGCGAGGTGCGCTTCGACGACGTGGTGTTCCGCTACCCGCAGCGCCCCGAGCATCCGGCGCTGGACGGCTTCGACCTGCACGTGCGCCCCGGCGAGAGCGTGGCCCTGGTCGGCCCCTCCGGCGCCGGCAAGAGCACCGTGCTGTCGCTGCTGCTGCGCTTCCACGATCCGCAAGCGGGCGCGGTGCGGGTGGACGGCGCCGACCTGCGCGAACTGGACCCGGCGCAGCTGCGCGAGGGCATCGGCCTGGTGCCGCAGCATCCGACCCTGTTCGCGGCCAGCGCCGCCGACAACATCCGCTACGGCCGGCTCGAAGCCAGCGATGCCGAGATCGCGGCCGCGGCCCGGGCGGCCGAGGCCGACAGCTTCATCCGGCAACTGCCGGGTGGCTACGCCAGCGAACTGGGCGAGCGCGGCGCGCGCCTGTCCGGCGGCCAGCAGCAGCGCATCGCCATCGCCCGCGCCCTGCTCAAGGATGCGCCGATCCTGCTGCTGGACGAAGCCACCAGCGCGCTCGACGCGCAGAGCGAATACGCCGTGCAGCAGGCGCTGGAACGCTTGATGGCCGGGCGCACCACGCTGGTGATCGCGCACCGCCTGGCAACGGTGCTCAAGGCCGACCGCATCGTGGTGATGGAGCGCGGCCGCATCGTCGCCCAGGGCACCCATGCCGAGCTGCTGGCGCAAGGCGGCCTGTACGCGGAACTGGCGCGGCTGCAATTCATCGACTGA
- a CDS encoding IMPACT family protein, whose protein sequence is MPDTLPHPVSHSVDIKHSRFLAHAAPIADAGAALAFVQQVAVADATHNCWAYRVGGDYRSSDDGEPAGTAGRPILAAIDGQGFDRVALVVTRWYGGIKLGAGGLVRAYGGSAAECLRLAPRQPLLALSLISLHCGFDDLGAVHAALSACAAEKLDERFDADGAQLHLRLPSDRVDALKTRLRDATRNRVRCSEISPA, encoded by the coding sequence ATGCCCGATACGCTCCCCCACCCGGTCAGTCACAGCGTGGACATCAAGCACAGCCGCTTCCTGGCGCATGCGGCGCCGATCGCCGACGCCGGCGCGGCGCTGGCGTTCGTGCAGCAGGTCGCGGTGGCCGACGCCACCCACAACTGCTGGGCCTACCGGGTCGGCGGCGACTACCGCTCCAGCGACGATGGCGAACCGGCCGGCACCGCCGGCCGGCCGATCCTGGCGGCGATCGACGGCCAGGGCTTCGACCGCGTGGCGCTCGTGGTCACGCGCTGGTACGGCGGCATCAAGCTCGGCGCCGGCGGCCTGGTCCGCGCCTACGGCGGTAGCGCCGCCGAGTGCCTGCGGCTGGCGCCGCGGCAGCCGCTGCTGGCCTTGAGCCTGATCAGTCTGCACTGCGGCTTCGACGATCTCGGCGCGGTGCATGCGGCGCTGAGCGCCTGCGCCGCCGAGAAACTCGATGAACGCTTCGACGCCGACGGCGCGCAACTGCACCTGCGCCTGCCCAGCGATCGCGTGGACGCCTTGAAAACGCGGCTGCGCGACGCCACACGGAACAGGGTCCGCTGTTCGGAAATCTCCCCCGCATGA
- a CDS encoding RNA polymerase sigma factor, which translates to MEALVETSDEALMQAYAAGDAGAFETLYARHRGRLYHYLLRQLRDVALAEEMFQEVWQRVIAARQGWQPQAAFSTWLLRIAHNRLGDHWRAAKHRPAAPADADLRTASVPDPDTPERQLSAFEQRRQLQLALDDLPEEQRDVLLLRLEQELSLEEIAQITGVGRETVKSRLRYAMDKLRARLGG; encoded by the coding sequence GTGGAAGCCCTGGTCGAAACGAGCGATGAAGCCCTGATGCAGGCCTATGCGGCCGGCGACGCCGGCGCGTTCGAGACCCTGTATGCGCGTCACCGCGGCCGCCTTTACCACTACCTGCTGCGCCAGCTGCGCGACGTGGCGCTGGCCGAGGAGATGTTCCAGGAGGTGTGGCAGCGGGTCATCGCCGCGCGCCAGGGCTGGCAACCGCAGGCCGCATTCAGCACCTGGCTGCTGCGCATCGCCCACAATCGGCTCGGCGACCACTGGCGCGCGGCCAAGCACCGCCCGGCGGCGCCGGCCGACGCCGACCTGCGCACCGCCAGCGTGCCGGATCCGGACACCCCGGAGCGGCAGCTGTCCGCGTTCGAACAGCGGCGCCAACTGCAGTTGGCGCTGGACGACTTGCCGGAGGAGCAACGCGACGTGCTGCTGCTGCGCCTGGAACAGGAACTGAGCCTGGAGGAGATCGCCCAGATCACCGGGGTCGGCCGCGAGACGGTCAAGTCGCGGCTGCGCTATGCGATGGACAAACTGCGTGCGAGGCTGGGCGGATGA